Part of the bacterium genome, CGCGGTCGGGAATCTCCACGCCGGGGCGGGTCAGGTGCAGGGCCACGATGGGCCGGTCGGTCTTCATGGCCGCCGCCAGCATCACCGGCACCTCGTTGTACTCCCAGGGGTGGATGTCGATGACGTGCCCGTCCGGGAAGAGCTGCGTCGTGCCCGGGCTGAAGATGCCGAAGTGGGTGCGGCTGTCCTCGGCCGTCTCGGGACCGCTGTGTCCGGCGACCCAGATCACCTTGCCCACCTTCAGCTCGCAGTCCTGGGCGAGCTGGCTGTACAGGCGCATGGCGCCGTACTTCAGGTAGCTGAAGCTGCCGTAGGTGCTGCAGGCGGTGTAGTAGCCGTTGAAGTCGTTCTCCGGGTCGTCGGACATGTTCACCGACGCCGCGCCCACCATGATGCCGGCGTTGGCGAACTCGGTGATGCCCTGGGGCAGGATCACGCCGTCCGGGTTCTTGTCCCGCGTGTACCAGCCGGTGTTCTTCATGTCGCCGAAGTCGTCGCCGAAGCCGGCGATGTTCGTCGAGCCGGCCAGGTCGGCGCTGCAGACGAGGAACAGCGGCCGGCCGTACTTCGTCTGGCAGAGGCTGTTGATGTAGCTGCCCCAGCGCGCGAAGCCGGCCCGGTTGGGCTGGTTCTCGCCGGGCTTGGCCCACATCTCGGCCGGATACGACGCGATGTCGAACAGCGTCTCGTCGTGCAGGGGATTCTTCGCCACGGGCAGGCGGAAGCCCTCGATCTCGGCCGGGACGCTCTCGCCCAGTTCGACCAGGCGGTCGGCCAGGTAGGCGACCAGGTCGTCGTTGCCGCGCAGCACGTCCAGCGCCACGTTCATGTTGGCGGCGAACTGCTCGCGCAGGGCCTCGCCCTTGGGCGCGCCCTCGCCCCGGCCGACCCACTCGGCGCCGTAGACGGCGCTGAAGTCGTCGCGGCACTGCCAGAACAGGTCGCTGTTCATCTTGTGCGGCGAGCCGTGGCTCGGGGCGTCGACCTTGTGGTAGCCGCGGCCCTTGGTGGTGCGGCCGAAGAGCATGCTCGGGCGCAGGGGCGTGCCGCCGCCGTGCGTCATCTCGAGCAGGCCGCGCGTGACGCCCTCCCACTCGCTGCCGCTGCCGCAGTCGTACACGTCCCAGCCGTAGGGCTTGAACCAGTCCTCGGGGGTGCCGTGGACGATGCTGCTGGTGGCGTGGGGGTCGATGCCGAAGTCGTTCCAGTCCATGACCATGTGCAGGTTGTCGAGGCCCAGGCCGTAGGCCGAGTTCTTGGTCTCGTGCCAGCAGCCGGCCGTGTGGCCGCCCTCGCCCTCGAAGCCGAACACCTTCACACCCGTCGCCCGCGCGTGCTTGAGGGCCATGGCCTCGCCGGCGGCCGGGGGCGCCCCGTGGCCGCTCGGGCCGGTGTTGAACTTCACGAAGAGGTTCTTCTCGGCCATCTCGGCGTGGCCGGGCAGGCCGTCGCGGTTGCGGAAACCGATCAGGTCCTCCCAGGTCATCATGCGGTCGGCGCCGCCGCCGACGAGGTACTTCGCGTCGCCCGTCTTCTCGTACATGACCCGCAGCGCTTCGTTGAACACGGTCAGCGTCGCGTACACCAGCGGCACGCAGTGGCCGGCCACGAGCACGAAGCGGTCGCCGAATCGCTTCTCGGGGTGCCGGATGTCCCAGCGCATGGCGCCGCTCAGCAGCAGCGAGACGAAGTAGTGCACCTTGGAGCGGCTGCCGCCCGGGTGGCCGCTCTGGCGGTAGTTCAGCATCAGGTCGATCTGCTGATCGATGACGTCCTTGAGGATCTCCCAGCGGGCGAAGTTTTCCTTCTGGGCATTGAAGAGGCTGGTGACGTCGGACATCGGAATGCTCCTCTCGATCAGCGGCGGCGGCCCGGGGGGCCGGATACGGGAAGACGACGATGCGGCGGCGATGCGCTGGCCGGCGCGAGGGACGATCGCCCCGCGCGGCGCGGCCGGACCGGCGCCCGACAAATGTGGTCGCGCGTGGGGGCGGATTCAAGGGCAATCGGCCCGGCGCCGGCGATTCTAGGGCTCCGCGGGGGATCTGGCCAGACCCGAACTAGGCGGCCGGCCGGGGAAGTGGTAGGGTTGCCGTCGACCCCCGCAAAAGGGCCCCCCGGCGGGCCCCGTCCGCCGAAAGGACCGTCATGGACGAAATGCACACGCCTCCGCCGCCCCCGCCGCCCGGACCGTCGTCCGCCCTGACCCACCCCATGGGCCCCGGATTCGGCAACGTGCTGGGGGACATGCGCTTCGTCGGCTGGGTCGGACTCGTGTACGGGATCCTGACCTGCCTCTCGATCGCCGGCGCGATCATCGGCGTGCCGCTGATCATCGCCGCCCACCGCTTCATCGAGGGCGTCAACCGCTTCGAGAACTACCGGCAGGGCCGCTCGGAGGCCGAACTGAGCGCCGGCTTCGCCGAACTCGGCCGCAGCTTCCGGCTCATGAAGATCCTGGTCATCATCTACATCGTGCTGATGGTCTGCAGCATCGCCCTGGTGTTCATGGTCGGCGGGCTGGGCATGCTCGCGGAACTGGCCGAGGGCAGCTAGTCGATCACGAAGGGTTCGAACCCGATCCTGCGGACGTCGCTCCACAGGATGTGCCGGGGAGCGGCGTCCGGCGTCTCCCACACCAGCACGCCGGCGTTCCCGTCGCCGGTGTCCTGCTCTCCCTGCAGGTCCAGCACGATCCCATTGCGCAGCCCGACGCGCACCGCCGCCGGCGCGGTCGGCTCGATGGTGGCGATCAGGCGGAAGGGGATGTCGTAGGCCGTGCCCATGGCCGAGTTCCCGTTGAAGAGGTCGCCGGTCCGGGCCTCGTCCAGATCGAAGACCAGGCGGCCGCGCCAGGTGCGGCCGTCGGCGTCGGTGACCGCCCCCCGCAGCGGGCCGTCGCCGGCGTAGGCGTCACGTCCGGGACCGCTGCCGTGGCCGGTGGCGAACGCGGCGCTCTCGAACAGGTCCCAGGGGATCGTCAGCCGGCCCCGATCGGTGGTCTCCACGACGACCCCGCGGTTGCCGTTGCCGACGTCGTTGGAGCCGCTCAGGGCGAGCACGCGCCCGTCGCGGAGGGTGGCCTCGGAGTTGCCGCCCGGCACGCGCCTCAGCTCGGCGAGGTCGCCCATGGCGAGATCCTCCTCGTCGCTGTCGAGGATGTCGGTGTCCACGCACTCGGACTTGTCCCATTGGATGAAGCCCTCGTACGACCCCTCGCGGCTGCGGACGTGGCCCCAGAGGCGAGCGGCCGGCGGCGCCAGGTCGGCTGGCGCCTGGGCGAAGCGGATCTCGCGGAACTCGTCCCAGTCCAGGTCGTGGGTCTCGCCGTCGGCGGTGGTGACGATGATGTCCTGGGAGACGTCGTTGGAATGGCCGCGCACGGGGTAGAGGGTGCCCTCGTTCATCTCGAGAGCGATCGCCTCGTCGGCGTCGACCCGGATCGCCGCCACGTCGCCGAAGCGCGCCACGAACAGGCGCCGCAGCTCGCGTTCGCCGTCCCGGTTCTCCAGGGCGTAGGCGATGCGATCGATCAGGCCGTGGTTGCGGTAGTACTCCTGCCGGCGGGCTTTCGCCAGGGCCTCCATGTCGGCGTAGTCGTCCCACTTGACGTCGCGCTGGCGGGAATGGAAGAGGTCGTCCCAGAACGCCTCCTCGTCCTCCCAGCGCAGATAGCCCGTGAGTTTGCCGCCGTCGTCGAGGGTGACGGTGCCGTAGAGGAAGCCCGCGTTGGGCGCCGGATCGCCCGCCGCCTGGCCGGCGGCGACCGCGAGCGAGAGGGTCCAGAGGAATCCGATCAGGAGGAGTCGGTGGCGCACGGCGGTCCTTTGCGACGGGGAGCAGGGGGTGGCGACGACCTGCAGACGCAGCGACACCCCCTCGGGTTGCGACGGACCGTCACACGCTAGCGATAGCGCGCCTTGACCGCTCCCCAGTTCTCGCGCGCGGTGGCCACCGGCGAGCCGAGCTGGATCTCGAGCGCCGCCGATTCCACGACGGCCGAGTGCTCGCAAAGGCACACGGTCGGATAGGCCGGGAACTCGACGCAGCCCAGCCCGACCAGCCGCAGCGTGCCGAGCCCTCCCGCCAGGAAATCCCAGCCGGCGGGGGGCGTCACGAACTCCAGCTCCAGGTCGAACGTCTCGCTGCCGTCGGTGGTCGCGCCGAAGACGTACGCGGCGGAGCCGAGGGCCGTGCCGTCCGCGACCAGGGCCTGGACGAGGCCCGCGTCGCCGTCGCCCTCCTGCGCGCCGGCGAAGTTGCCGTCCTGCCAGCACACGACGCGCAGGCTCGGGTAGCGTCCCGTCACGTGCAGCCGCACGGCGGTGACGTCTTCCAGGGCGCGCGACGCGTCGAAGGCCAGGTCGACGCCACCCTGATCGAGATACAGTGCGGGCGCGCCGAGGTCGAGCGGCACGGTGACGAGCTCGCCGCCGTTCGCCGTCGATGCGAAGAGGAGCGCGAGCCCGAGGCCGATGACGGAGCGGTTCAACATGAGATTCCTCCAATCCCGGGATGAACAGGCCTGATCATCATAGCACGGTCGGGGGGCGGCAAGCAATCCGCTCGCGGCGAGGCGCTAGTCGAGCGCCCGACCCAGATGGTGCATCTGCAGCACCGCCGCCGCCGCCCGGGCGTCCTCGACGGCGCGGTGGGCCGTGAAGCGCTCGGCGAGGTCCATGCGGGCGAGGATCGACTCGAGGGTCAGGCCGCTGGTGCGGTGGTCGTTGGCGGCCAGCCACACGGTGGCAACGGCCCGCAGGTCGAAGGCGCCGCCGGCGATGTGGGAGCGGTAGTCCAGGCCGTAGCGGTCGCACTCCTTGCGCAGCAGCGGGATGTCGTAGTACGCGCCGAAGGCCGCGATGATGGCCTTGTTGCGCGGCCCGTACCACGCCAGGAAGCGGGGCCCCACGGCGGCGAAGGTGTCCCTGTCGG contains:
- a CDS encoding exonuclease domain-containing protein, which codes for MRYTTDIVVIDLEASCPAEDQGNNTIERSSIIEIGAVRLDRRSLEVVDEFSELVRPEDHPIPPFITDITGISPAMVADRDTFAAVGPRFLAWYGPRNKAIIAAFGAYYDIPLLRKECDRYGLDYRSHIAGGAFDLRAVATVWLAANDHRTSGLTLESILARMDLAERFTAHRAVEDARAAAAVLQMHHLGRALD
- a CDS encoding transketolase codes for the protein MSDVTSLFNAQKENFARWEILKDVIDQQIDLMLNYRQSGHPGGSRSKVHYFVSLLLSGAMRWDIRHPEKRFGDRFVLVAGHCVPLVYATLTVFNEALRVMYEKTGDAKYLVGGGADRMMTWEDLIGFRNRDGLPGHAEMAEKNLFVKFNTGPSGHGAPPAAGEAMALKHARATGVKVFGFEGEGGHTAGCWHETKNSAYGLGLDNLHMVMDWNDFGIDPHATSSIVHGTPEDWFKPYGWDVYDCGSGSEWEGVTRGLLEMTHGGGTPLRPSMLFGRTTKGRGYHKVDAPSHGSPHKMNSDLFWQCRDDFSAVYGAEWVGRGEGAPKGEALREQFAANMNVALDVLRGNDDLVAYLADRLVELGESVPAEIEGFRLPVAKNPLHDETLFDIASYPAEMWAKPGENQPNRAGFARWGSYINSLCQTKYGRPLFLVCSADLAGSTNIAGFGDDFGDMKNTGWYTRDKNPDGVILPQGITEFANAGIMVGAASVNMSDDPENDFNGYYTACSTYGSFSYLKYGAMRLYSQLAQDCELKVGKVIWVAGHSGPETAEDSRTHFGIFSPGTTQLFPDGHVIDIHPWEYNEVPVMLAAAMKTDRPIVALHLTRPGVEIPDRAALGLGSYELAARGAYVLRGYKAGLPHQGVIMVQGTMSTYNLIRALPAIDAAGVNVKIVAVPSPQLFDLQDEAYQDSVITAADMMNSTYVTNRSRRTMKDWIFNPLADRYAMTSDWDDMWRPGGSVDEVCESAGIDPESLAQGVIAFAEDYEGRMNELDHLLKAAKS